From the Leptotrichia sp. oral taxon 221 genome, one window contains:
- the atpA gene encoding F0F1 ATP synthase subunit alpha codes for MRIKPEEVSKIIREEIESYKSTLDVSNVGTVLEVGDGIARIYGLSNAMSGELLTFENGVVGMALNLEENNIGAVIFGESRGIKEGSTVRGTGKVAEVPAGNELLGRVVDALGSPIDGKGDIKADKYMPIERQASGIIARKPVSEPLQTGIKSIDGMFPIGKGQRELIIGDRQTGKTAIAIDAIINQKGTGTLCVYVAIGQKRSTVAQIYKKLEETGALEYTIIVAATASESAPLQYLAPYSGVAMGEYFMDQGKNVLIVYDDLSKHAVAYREMSLLLKRPPGREAFPGDVFYLHSRLLERAAKLSDKLGGGSITALPIIETKAGDISAYIPTNVISITDGQIFLETDLFNSGFRPAINAGVSVSRVGGNAQIKAMKQVASKVKLELAQYNELLAFTQFGSDLDKATRDQLNRGARIMEVLKQAQYTPYAVEEQVISFYSVTNGFFDDIPVEKVRNFEKSLIESMRNNSDILGKILDKKQLTDDLRQEIDEFIKQYKKEYILS; via the coding sequence TTGAGAATAAAACCAGAAGAAGTGAGCAAAATTATTCGTGAAGAAATTGAAAGCTATAAATCGACTCTGGATGTTTCTAACGTTGGAACGGTGTTGGAAGTTGGAGATGGAATAGCAAGGATTTACGGATTAAGTAATGCGATGTCAGGAGAATTATTAACATTTGAAAATGGTGTAGTAGGAATGGCATTGAATTTAGAGGAAAATAATATAGGAGCAGTAATTTTTGGTGAAAGTAGAGGGATAAAAGAAGGAAGTACAGTTAGAGGTACTGGAAAAGTAGCTGAAGTCCCAGCTGGAAATGAATTATTAGGAAGAGTAGTTGACGCCTTAGGATCTCCTATAGATGGAAAAGGTGATATAAAAGCTGATAAATATATGCCTATCGAAAGACAAGCATCAGGAATTATCGCAAGAAAACCAGTTAGTGAACCATTACAAACTGGAATTAAATCAATAGATGGAATGTTCCCAATTGGTAAAGGTCAAAGGGAATTAATTATAGGAGATAGACAAACTGGTAAAACAGCAATTGCAATTGATGCTATAATTAATCAAAAAGGAACAGGAACATTATGTGTATATGTAGCAATCGGACAAAAAAGATCAACAGTTGCTCAAATATACAAAAAATTAGAAGAAACAGGAGCATTAGAATATACAATAATAGTTGCTGCAACAGCATCAGAATCAGCTCCATTACAATATCTAGCACCTTATTCAGGAGTGGCTATGGGAGAATATTTTATGGATCAAGGGAAAAATGTTTTGATAGTTTATGATGATTTATCGAAACACGCCGTTGCTTATAGAGAAATGTCTCTATTATTGAAAAGACCACCTGGAAGGGAAGCATTCCCTGGGGATGTATTCTACTTACATTCAAGATTACTTGAAAGAGCAGCAAAATTAAGTGATAAATTAGGTGGAGGTTCAATAACAGCCTTACCAATTATTGAAACAAAAGCTGGAGATATTTCGGCATACATTCCAACAAATGTAATTTCAATTACAGATGGACAAATATTCTTGGAAACAGACTTATTTAATTCAGGATTCAGACCAGCAATTAATGCAGGGGTTTCTGTATCAAGGGTTGGAGGAAACGCTCAAATAAAAGCAATGAAACAGGTTGCTTCAAAAGTAAAATTGGAATTAGCTCAATATAATGAATTGTTGGCATTTACACAATTTGGATCAGACCTTGATAAAGCAACTAGAGATCAATTAAATAGAGGTGCCAGAATTATGGAAGTGCTAAAACAAGCACAATACACACCTTATGCAGTTGAAGAACAAGTTATTTCGTTTTATAGCGTAACAAATGGTTTCTTTGATGATATTCCAGTTGAAAAAGTTAGAAATTTTGAAAAATCGTTAATTGAAAGTATGAGAAATAATAGTGATATTTTAGGAAAAATATTAGATAAAAAACAATTAACAGATGATTTGAGACAAGAAATAGATGAGTTTATCAAACAATATAAAAAAGAATACATTCTTAGTTAG
- the atpH gene encoding ATP synthase F1 subunit delta, with product MDNNMIAQRYATAIYEIAKENNKQDEIREILNLLTEKYNEDENFRNFLSNPIVTTEEKEKFLKKAFSFINPESFNIINYLVSKDRMNYISLIRDNYVSFLYKEESKLPVVAIFTKELSEAQKEKLIKKLEKKYGKKIVLNLEIDESIIGGGIIKVGNDVINGSIKHQIEDMKRIF from the coding sequence GTGGATAATAATATGATAGCTCAAAGATATGCTACAGCAATTTATGAGATTGCAAAAGAAAACAATAAACAAGATGAAATTAGAGAAATTTTGAATTTATTGACTGAAAAATATAATGAAGATGAAAATTTTAGAAATTTTTTGAGTAATCCAATTGTAACAACTGAAGAAAAAGAAAAATTTTTAAAAAAGGCATTTAGTTTTATAAATCCAGAATCATTTAATATAATTAATTATTTAGTTAGTAAAGATAGAATGAACTATATTTCATTGATAAGAGATAATTATGTTAGTTTTTTGTATAAAGAAGAAAGTAAATTACCAGTTGTAGCTATATTTACAAAAGAATTATCTGAAGCACAAAAAGAAAAATTAATAAAAAAATTAGAGAAGAAATATGGTAAAAAAATAGTTCTGAATCTTGAAATTGATGAAAGCATAATTGGTGGAGGAATTATAAAAGTTGGAAACGATGTAATAAATGGCTCTATCAAGCATCAAATTGAAGATATGAAAAGAATATTCTAG
- the atpF gene encoding F0F1 ATP synthase subunit B yields the protein MNEGAKLVNIDFTMAIQIINFLVLVYIFWRAFAKKIGKVLEDRKKMALSEMEIVENEKAKLEEQKTAITKLKKESKRRANDILIKAERQADERKDQIVSTAMENRDRMMMKAEADIEKMRLNAKFALQKEVGHMAAELAEKIIKENVKDKQDTIIDNFIEQVGD from the coding sequence ATGAACGAGGGAGCAAAATTAGTAAATATAGATTTTACGATGGCTATTCAAATTATTAATTTTTTAGTATTAGTTTATATCTTTTGGAGGGCGTTTGCTAAGAAAATTGGGAAAGTGCTTGAAGATAGAAAAAAAATGGCATTATCTGAAATGGAAATCGTTGAAAATGAAAAAGCAAAATTAGAAGAACAAAAAACAGCGATTACTAAATTGAAAAAAGAATCAAAAAGAAGAGCAAATGATATTCTTATTAAAGCTGAAAGACAAGCTGATGAAAGAAAAGATCAAATTGTATCTACAGCTATGGAAAATAGAGATAGAATGATGATGAAAGCAGAAGCCGATATTGAGAAAATGAGACTTAATGCTAAATTTGCGCTTCAAAAAGAAGTTGGTCACATGGCAGCCGAACTTGCTGAAAAAATAATTAAAGAAAATGTCAAAGATAAACAGGATACGATAATAGATAATTTTATTGAGCAAGTAGGTGATTAA
- the atpE gene encoding ATP synthase F0 subunit C — MGNLVQAAALLGAGIAAIGGIGAGLGQGIATGYAVEAISRQPEAKQDIMQTLITGLAITESSAIYALVIAFLLIFLKG; from the coding sequence ATGGGAAACTTAGTACAAGCAGCAGCATTATTAGGAGCAGGAATTGCAGCAATAGGAGGAATTGGAGCAGGATTAGGACAAGGGATTGCAACTGGATACGCAGTAGAAGCTATTTCTAGACAACCAGAAGCAAAACAAGATATTATGCAAACATTGATTACAGGGTTAGCAATTACAGAATCATCAGCAATTTATGCGTTAGTAATAGCATTCTTGTTAATCTTCTTAAAAGGATAA
- the atpB gene encoding F0F1 ATP synthase subunit A: protein MKQKMTKFIIFLFAMMLVVNIILALMSTFLPIKFVMPSAVVEAPHYFHFVFGKINFQLSQTVLNTWAIMILLIIILKLGTKNISVTNPSKLQVILEEYYKFIENTFLTTFGEKKKKFVPFFSALFAFILFSNLSLFLFPFILMITKENGVYHVGHFFRTPTADPNTAIGLSLVVIFLFLRLSIKRGGFVAYLKSLFEPMWFMFPINVVEIISKVLNTSMRLFGNMLAGLVIGGLLYSLVGRNLIQSATRNLLQGSFSFSVGWPILLQLYLDGFIGIVQAFVFTILSSVYIGEALGEENEGEE, encoded by the coding sequence ATGAAACAAAAAATGACTAAGTTTATAATATTTTTGTTTGCGATGATGCTGGTTGTTAATATTATCTTGGCTTTGATGTCGACTTTCTTGCCGATCAAATTCGTAATGCCAAGTGCAGTAGTTGAAGCACCACATTATTTTCATTTTGTTTTTGGTAAAATCAATTTTCAATTAAGCCAAACTGTTTTAAATACTTGGGCAATAATGATATTGTTAATCATTATTTTGAAACTTGGAACTAAAAACATCAGTGTAACAAATCCAAGTAAGTTACAAGTAATTTTAGAAGAATATTATAAATTTATTGAAAATACATTTTTGACAACATTTGGAGAAAAGAAGAAAAAATTTGTACCTTTTTTCTCGGCTTTGTTCGCTTTTATACTATTTTCAAATTTAAGTTTGTTTTTATTTCCGTTTATTCTAATGATCACAAAAGAAAATGGAGTATATCATGTAGGTCATTTCTTTAGGACTCCGACAGCTGATCCAAATACAGCTATAGGGTTATCATTAGTAGTAATCTTTTTATTCTTGAGATTGTCAATAAAAAGAGGCGGATTTGTAGCATACTTAAAAAGTTTATTCGAGCCTATGTGGTTTATGTTTCCAATAAATGTAGTTGAGATAATATCGAAAGTACTTAACACATCAATGAGATTATTTGGAAATATGTTGGCTGGACTTGTAATTGGTGGACTTTTATATAGTTTAGTTGGTCGTAATTTAATACAGTCAGCGACTAGAAATTTACTTCAAGGAAGTTTTTCTTTTTCAGTTGGTTGGCCGATATTATTACAATTATATTTGGATGGATTTATAGGTATAGTACAAGCTTTTGTATTTACTATATTGTCATCAGTTTATATAGGTGAAGCATTAGGAGAAGAGAACGAAGGAGAAGAATAA
- a CDS encoding ATP synthase subunit I translates to MLENIPKEIKKIYKISIILAIVILLIGIIFNRVELYFAYFVGSLISTINILLLINGVQKIFYLKSRPKLRGNLEFLKRLIILGIGFFLVGYVSKKYFSDYLIQNLVFTGLGALNFKFSIFINQMILMFAKKR, encoded by the coding sequence ATGCTAGAAAATATACCAAAAGAAATAAAAAAAATATATAAAATTTCAATAATTTTAGCAATAGTAATTCTGTTAATAGGAATAATTTTTAATCGAGTAGAATTATATTTCGCATATTTTGTAGGTTCATTAATTTCTACAATAAATATTCTTTTACTAATAAATGGCGTTCAAAAGATTTTTTATTTAAAATCACGACCAAAATTGAGAGGGAATTTAGAATTTCTTAAAAGATTGATAATATTGGGAATTGGATTTTTTTTAGTAGGATATGTGAGTAAAAAATATTTCTCTGATTATCTCATTCAAAATCTTGTATTTACTGGCTTAGGAGCATTAAATTTTAAATTTTCAATTTTTATAAATCAAATGATTTTAATGTTTGCAAAAAAACGATAA
- a CDS encoding AtpZ/AtpI family protein: MSEKTEEKVEKNETEDEKRKQKIYEIEKKLGRHNKDEILKRKRNNVLMKYFSIATNMIYTLSMPILLMLGVYLLLEKYVFKHQQPIVLIIFLIIGAFSGYWSLIKEINNIK, translated from the coding sequence ATGAGTGAAAAAACAGAAGAAAAAGTGGAAAAAAATGAAACTGAAGATGAAAAAAGAAAACAAAAAATTTATGAGATAGAAAAAAAGTTGGGAAGACACAATAAAGATGAGATATTAAAGCGAAAAAGAAATAACGTATTAATGAAATATTTTTCGATTGCGACAAATATGATTTATACGTTGTCAATGCCGATTTTGTTGATGTTAGGAGTATATTTATTGTTGGAAAAATATGTGTTTAAACATCAGCAGCCGATAGTTTTGATTATATTTTTGATAATAGGAGCTTTTTCGGGTTATTGGTCGTTAATAAAAGAAATTAATAATATTAAATAG
- a CDS encoding class I SAM-dependent methyltransferase: MEHKEFAEVYDIFMKHVDYNGWYKFLRNFMKKKGEVIDLGCGTGEFIYRFLKDDFSVTGIDLSEKMLEVADKKLQGKNLKNQNYKLIKENIINYESENETDYIICNFDTVNYLKGEKEFIKFIQKSEKNLKKDGLLIFDAVGEGIFEEIFENDIFLDEEEEYTSIWRHEQLSAKKHLVEIDLFIRQTKDDNLFRKYNDLQYKFIYDFAWIIETAQKNGFEVMDTASNPEFGESRIFFIFKKK; the protein is encoded by the coding sequence ATGGAGCATAAGGAATTTGCTGAAGTGTATGACATTTTTATGAAACACGTTGATTATAACGGATGGTATAAGTTTTTGAGAAATTTTATGAAAAAAAAGGGAGAAGTCATTGATTTAGGTTGTGGAACAGGAGAATTTATTTATAGATTTTTGAAGGATGACTTTTCAGTAACTGGAATTGATTTATCAGAAAAAATGTTGGAAGTTGCTGATAAAAAGTTGCAAGGGAAAAATTTAAAAAATCAGAACTACAAATTGATAAAAGAGAATATTATTAATTATGAGAGTGAAAATGAGACAGACTACATAATCTGTAACTTTGATACTGTAAATTATTTAAAAGGTGAAAAGGAATTTATAAAATTTATTCAAAAAAGTGAGAAAAATTTAAAAAAAGATGGATTACTAATTTTTGATGCTGTTGGTGAAGGGATATTTGAGGAAATATTTGAAAATGATATTTTTTTAGATGAGGAAGAGGAATATACAAGTATTTGGCGCCACGAACAGTTAAGTGCGAAAAAACATCTTGTGGAAATAGATTTATTTATAAGACAAACAAAAGATGATAATTTATTCAGAAAATACAATGATTTGCAATATAAATTTATTTATGATTTTGCTTGGATAATTGAAACTGCACAAAAAAATGGATTTGAAGTGATGGATACGGCTAGTAATCCTGAATTTGGAGAAAGTAGAATATTTTTTATATTTAAGAAAAAATAG
- the glmM gene encoding phosphoglucosamine mutase, whose translation MARKYFGTDGMRGEANKDLTIDLVTNLGLALGYYLKKHRKKAGKPRIILGTDTRISGYMIRSALSAGLNSMGVHIDFVGVLPTPGVCYLTRKLKADAGIMISASHNPVKDNGIKIFSSNGYKLPDKVEEELESLMENREKLLEHQVSGDDLGRFKYVEDDMRIYLDFLASTVKTNFKGLKIVIDAANGAAYRVASKIYQKLGAEIIVINNIPNGKNINVNCGSTHPELLQEVVKVYKADLGLAFDGDADRLIAVDHEGNVINGDLVIAIIAGYFKKRGLLNDNKVVTTVLSNMGFEKYLDEQGIGLIRANVGDRYVLEKMKEYGLNIGGEQSGHILMLDYNTTGDGVLSSIQLVAALLESGKTLNELVKDIKLWPQDSRNIIVSKEKKATWETNKELIDFIKEKEKEINGKGRILVRASGTESLIRVMVEAEKQETVDKYVEELSKKVEEVLG comes from the coding sequence ATGGCTAGAAAATATTTCGGAACAGACGGAATGAGAGGAGAAGCCAATAAAGATTTAACTATCGATTTAGTTACAAATTTGGGGCTAGCTCTTGGATATTATTTAAAAAAACATAGAAAAAAAGCAGGGAAACCAAGAATTATTTTAGGAACAGATACTAGAATATCAGGATATATGATAAGATCAGCTTTGTCTGCAGGATTGAATTCGATGGGAGTACATATTGATTTTGTAGGAGTATTGCCAACACCTGGTGTGTGCTATTTGACAAGAAAATTAAAAGCAGATGCAGGAATTATGATTTCAGCTTCTCACAATCCAGTAAAAGATAATGGAATTAAAATTTTTAGCTCAAATGGGTACAAATTACCAGATAAAGTTGAAGAAGAATTAGAATCATTGATGGAAAATAGAGAAAAATTATTGGAACATCAAGTAAGTGGAGATGATTTAGGTAGATTCAAATATGTTGAAGATGATATGAGAATTTATTTAGATTTCTTAGCTTCGACAGTAAAAACAAACTTCAAAGGTTTAAAAATCGTTATTGATGCAGCAAATGGTGCAGCTTACAGAGTTGCTTCAAAAATTTATCAAAAATTAGGTGCTGAGATTATTGTTATAAATAATATTCCAAATGGGAAAAATATTAATGTAAATTGTGGTTCAACTCATCCAGAATTATTACAAGAAGTTGTAAAAGTTTACAAGGCTGATTTAGGATTGGCGTTTGATGGAGATGCTGATAGATTGATAGCTGTTGACCATGAAGGAAATGTTATTAATGGAGATTTAGTAATCGCTATAATTGCTGGATATTTCAAAAAACGTGGATTGTTAAATGACAATAAAGTTGTGACAACTGTTTTAAGTAACATGGGATTTGAAAAATATTTAGATGAACAAGGAATTGGTTTGATAAGAGCTAATGTTGGAGATAGATATGTTCTAGAAAAGATGAAAGAGTATGGATTGAATATTGGTGGAGAACAATCTGGACACATTTTAATGTTGGATTATAACACAACTGGAGATGGAGTTTTATCTTCAATTCAATTAGTTGCAGCACTTTTAGAAAGTGGAAAAACTTTAAATGAATTAGTAAAAGATATTAAATTATGGCCACAAGACTCTAGAAATATAATAGTTTCTAAAGAGAAAAAAGCTACTTGGGAAACTAACAAAGAATTAATTGACTTCATAAAAGAAAAAGAGAAAGAAATTAATGGAAAAGGTAGAATTTTAGTGAGAGCTTCTGGTACAGAATCATTGATTAGAGTAATGGTTGAAGCTGAAAAACAAGAAACAGTTGATAAATATGTAGAAGAATTATCTAAAAAAGTTGAAGAAGTTTTAGGATAA